The DNA sequence TCTGGACAGGCACCCGATTTCGAGGTAACGAATCCGCTGAGACAAATGGCTTGCTCCAATGCTTCCTCTGGATTCATCCCGGCTAGGTGAGCAGAAAGAAAGCCTGCGAGAAAAGAATCTCCACTTCCTACGGTATCATTCACAGTCACTTTCGCAGCCGGAAGACTATATACTTCTCTGTCACAGAAATACGCAGCTCCAGCGGCGCCACGCGACAAAATGATTTCCGGGATATCAAAATAATCTTGCAGATAGAATACACCATCTTGTTGATCAGCATATCTTTTTCCTAAATAAGATAGGACTAATTGCAATTCTGCGGCATTAAATTTGGCTACTTCCGACTTTTTAAGCAATTGCAGAAGCAACTCTTGATCTATATAAGGCGGTCTGAGATTCACATCAAACACCCGGTAAGAGCTGTTATCTAGTAGGGCAAACAACGTTTCGCGAGACTTCCTATTTCTTGCAGCTAAAGAACCAAAAACAAATGCTTGCGTATTGCCCAGCAGCTTCACATCGGTGTCTAATCGTTGAATATGATCCCAGGCTACACCTTCTTTAATTTCATAATGCGCCTCGTTATCGTCATCAATGGTAGCTACTACCGTGCTCGTCGGAAAATCGTCATTTCGTTGAATACCTTTAGAAGGCATCGCCCAGCTATCCAGTTTTTTCAGTAATTCGTCTCCCAATGCATCCTGCCCTACCGCAGAGATCATATGTACTTCCACGCCCATTTGGTGCAGATGATAGCCTACGTTGAAAGGCGCTCCTCCCGCAGTTTTGTCTTTCCCCGGAAATAGATCCCACAGAATTTCGCCAAAACAGGTCACTTTCGATATTCTTTGTTGATGCATTGTTAATGTTTATGCTCGCCTTTTTTTGACGTATTTATGTATGAAAAATCCAGTCACAAATTACACATTTTACCGGAATCTCGCTGTCATATTCCTTATATCCGCCCCTGTTTTATCGAAAAATAATTATACTGATTTCAGATTTGACAGATTGGTATTTTGGATTTACGATCGCTAACTCCTATATTTACCAGTGAATTAATACACATGATTTTATTCGTCTCATATCACGTACCTGTCCATCATCGCCATTGTGGCGATAGATAAATGTATGTGTTTCTACGTGAAGCATTCCATCCCATGGGTGTTCGAATAATAATTAGTATCCTTCAACAAATAATTGATAAATATTTTGAAAAATCTAAAGATTGCTATCCAAAAATCGGGTAGACTGAATGAGAAATCAGTACAATTGCTTAAAAATTGTGGCCTGGATTTCGAAAACTATAAGAGTTCTCTAATTACCATTGTTTCTAATTTTAACCTAGAAATCCTCTTTTTGCGAGACGATGATATTCCTGATTATGTGGAGCAAGGTATTGCTGATTTGGGTATTGTAGGTGAAAATGTGATTGACGAGTCGCTGGCGAATGTGGATTACTTGCAACGATTGGGTTTTGGAAAGTGCACGCTAAAGTTGGCGGTACCTAAAGACGCCAACTACGACGATATCAAAGACTTGGATGGCAAATCTATCGCTACCTCTTACCCTAATATTCTTGGCAAGTTTTTAAAAGACAAGCAAATATCCGCAGAAATACATCCTATTTCTGGCTCTGTAGAGATTGCGCCAGGATTGGGCCTTAGTGAGGCCATCTGTGATATTGTGTCTACTGGCGGTACGTTGAAAAACAACGGATTGAAGCCTTTTGCTGATGTAAGTACTTCGGAAGCTATCTTGATTGGCCGGTCTGGATTGGCAGAAAATCCAATTCTGTGCGAACTCTTGCAACGCATCCAATCGGTGCTACGCGCCAAGGAAACAAAATATGTAGTCTTAAATGTAGAAAAAACCAATTTACCGCAGATTACAGAGTTATTACAGGGGGTGAAATCACCGACAATTGTACCTTTAGCAGAAGAGGGTTGGGTAGCCGTGCATACAGTGATTCCTGAAGAAGATTTTTGGGGAAAAATCAACACGTTGAAGTCTGCCGGCGCACAGGGTATTGTGGTGATGCCTATTGAAAAAATCATCTTGTAAGCATGTTAAGGACCTATCAATACGAACAGCTGTCGGCAGATGATATGGATCGTCTCACCTTGCGTAATACCGATCCCAACAATGAGATTCAGGGTACGGTGGAGCAGATTATTGCACAAGTCGAGGCAGAAGGCGACGATGCGCTTCGACAGTTTGCATTGAAGTACGATCAGATTTCATTAGATGCCTTATATTTAGAAGAAGCAGAGATCGAAGCATTAGCTTCTACGATTTCGAGGCAACAACAACGGGCATTGGAGATTGCTTTTCAGAATATTTATAAATTTCATGCTACGCAGCTCAAGAAAGAACGTACGATCGAGACAATGCCCGGCGTGAGCTGCTGGCGTGAGATTCGTCCGATTGAGAAAGTAGGACTATACATTCCTGGTGGCTCTGCGGTACTCCCTTCTACACTACTGATGCTGGGTGTACCCGCTCGTATCGCTGGTTGCAAGGAAATTGTGGTGTGCTCCCCACCACAAAAAGACGGCAAGGTGAATGGCTTTATCGCGTACTGCCTAAAGTTGCTGCAAATCAAAAAAATCTACCTAATCGGTGGTGCGCAAGCCGTAG is a window from the Sphingobacterium sp. lm-10 genome containing:
- a CDS encoding carbohydrate kinase, giving the protein MHQQRISKVTCFGEILWDLFPGKDKTAGGAPFNVGYHLHQMGVEVHMISAVGQDALGDELLKKLDSWAMPSKGIQRNDDFPTSTVVATIDDDNEAHYEIKEGVAWDHIQRLDTDVKLLGNTQAFVFGSLAARNRKSRETLFALLDNSSYRVFDVNLRPPYIDQELLLQLLKKSEVAKFNAAELQLVLSYLGKRYADQQDGVFYLQDYFDIPEIILSRGAAGAAYFCDREVYSLPAAKVTVNDTVGSGDSFLAGFLSAHLAGMNPEEALEQAICLSGFVTSKSGACPDYTQQDIEQMKEAYRVKS
- the hisG gene encoding ATP phosphoribosyltransferase, which gives rise to MKNLKIAIQKSGRLNEKSVQLLKNCGLDFENYKSSLITIVSNFNLEILFLRDDDIPDYVEQGIADLGIVGENVIDESLANVDYLQRLGFGKCTLKLAVPKDANYDDIKDLDGKSIATSYPNILGKFLKDKQISAEIHPISGSVEIAPGLGLSEAICDIVSTGGTLKNNGLKPFADVSTSEAILIGRSGLAENPILCELLQRIQSVLRAKETKYVVLNVEKTNLPQITELLQGVKSPTIVPLAEEGWVAVHTVIPEEDFWGKINTLKSAGAQGIVVMPIEKIIL